In Brevibacterium zhoupengii, the following are encoded in one genomic region:
- a CDS encoding LPXTG cell wall anchor domain-containing protein yields MQKKLVQSSLALAAAAALGLSGAFVASPAAADKPDLNVETDTALQTAVHKNLADKNGELASEVGRFGVQGDTLVLGVSEKTDKVKELASKYDNVEVIVDPKFVEAEPQDAKDLVGGAGYMLSVPSDENLVSACSTGFAGWDSSGNQVVLTAGHCAVDSTTGAEDKILDLEKPSAAEAAGGEGFLPAGTGSPGTWGFHQYGSDIVDNEVVDEDKAIDFAVIKVADGFTTKAEVTDWTTAKDDDLSLSTTEMAQVGTETPGATIHKSGRTTGVTEGTVLDDPDAFEYANIGGRAVHGFEVTDGATRFSDHGDSGGAVYQGDTAVGVISGGPEAGGWSWVADLDNSIAKSGETFTFEDPNETPEAPEAPVAESQTIESNGSVVGKAVPNADVKISWAAAEGQVANQMAQAEPQGAPEGEETVTADAEGNFTIEGPEAEGKYSYSATAVVDGQESAATEFEVTVEAADEAEAEATAEADADAGVEADAAAGGDDANADSAADGAEADAGADGADAGADGAEADADGNDSDAGAGADAKNAESNADSDGSKDGEAPEERKLSIEPKEVSASDFVKQDKGVQILAAGFEEGEKVSLEVVAGPENVEGITLDETANADGVAAFSIYGTSASDPSVYLGKYNVEVTGANDTEDESALTGSFEVVADEDGNGGGGNDDGDNGDGGDGGSDLPRTGAELTGLAAGAGLLVVGGAAVVLTMRRKKNN; encoded by the coding sequence GATACCGCACTGCAGACCGCGGTGCACAAGAACCTCGCGGATAAGAACGGCGAGTTGGCCTCCGAAGTCGGTCGCTTCGGCGTCCAGGGTGACACCCTGGTGCTGGGAGTGTCGGAAAAGACGGACAAAGTCAAGGAGCTCGCGTCGAAATACGACAACGTCGAGGTCATCGTAGATCCGAAATTCGTTGAAGCTGAGCCACAGGACGCCAAAGACCTCGTTGGCGGCGCTGGCTATATGCTCAGTGTCCCCTCCGACGAGAATCTGGTCAGCGCTTGCTCGACCGGATTCGCTGGTTGGGATTCTTCCGGCAACCAGGTAGTGCTGACCGCTGGTCACTGCGCAGTAGATTCCACAACTGGTGCTGAGGACAAGATCCTCGACCTCGAGAAGCCATCCGCCGCCGAAGCAGCCGGGGGAGAGGGCTTCTTGCCGGCAGGTACGGGTTCCCCGGGTACATGGGGATTCCACCAGTACGGCTCTGACATCGTCGACAATGAAGTCGTTGACGAAGACAAAGCCATCGACTTCGCCGTCATTAAGGTTGCAGACGGTTTCACCACAAAGGCAGAGGTAACCGACTGGACTACTGCTAAGGATGACGACCTGTCGCTGAGCACGACGGAGATGGCGCAGGTTGGCACCGAAACGCCGGGTGCGACGATCCACAAATCGGGCCGTACGACTGGTGTCACCGAAGGCACGGTCCTGGACGACCCGGATGCGTTCGAGTATGCGAATATCGGGGGCCGCGCAGTTCACGGTTTCGAAGTCACCGACGGTGCAACGCGATTCTCTGACCATGGCGATTCGGGCGGCGCCGTCTATCAGGGTGACACCGCTGTCGGCGTCATCTCGGGTGGGCCAGAAGCCGGCGGTTGGTCGTGGGTTGCTGACCTCGACAACTCAATCGCAAAATCGGGCGAGACCTTCACTTTCGAAGACCCGAATGAGACGCCAGAAGCTCCTGAAGCTCCTGTTGCTGAGAGCCAGACCATTGAGTCCAATGGCTCTGTTGTCGGCAAAGCCGTTCCCAATGCCGACGTGAAGATCTCGTGGGCTGCAGCCGAGGGACAGGTCGCCAACCAGATGGCGCAGGCCGAGCCGCAGGGTGCACCGGAAGGTGAAGAGACGGTCACCGCCGATGCCGAGGGTAACTTCACCATTGAAGGCCCCGAAGCTGAAGGCAAGTACTCGTACTCTGCTACTGCAGTCGTCGACGGTCAGGAATCAGCGGCCACTGAGTTCGAAGTAACTGTTGAAGCAGCTGACGAAGCTGAAGCCGAAGCTACTGCAGAAGCCGACGCTGATGCTGGTGTAGAGGCTGACGCAGCTGCCGGAGGCGACGACGCTAACGCCGACTCCGCCGCCGATGGTGCCGAAGCTGACGCTGGTGCCGACGGAGCGGACGCTGGTGCAGACGGCGCCGAAGCCGATGCCGATGGCAACGACTCGGACGCCGGTGCAGGTGCCGATGCTAAGAACGCAGAGTCCAACGCTGACTCCGATGGATCGAAGGACGGCGAAGCTCCCGAAGAGCGCAAGCTCTCAATCGAGCCTAAGGAAGTTTCTGCTTCTGACTTCGTGAAGCAGGACAAGGGCGTGCAGATCCTGGCTGCAGGCTTCGAAGAGGGCGAAAAAGTCTCACTCGAGGTCGTTGCTGGTCCTGAAAACGTTGAGGGCATCACCCTTGATGAGACTGCCAATGCCGACGGTGTTGCCGCATTCTCGATCTACGGCACCAGCGCATCCGATCCGTCGGTCTACCTCGGCAAGTACAACGTTGAGGTCACCGGCGCCAATGACACCGAAGATGAGTCGGCCCTGACCGGATCATTCGAGGTCGTTGCTGACGAAGATGGCAACGGCGGCGGCGGAAACGACGACGGGGACAATGGTGACGGGGGAGACGGCGGATCTGATCTGCCTCGTACCGGTGCTGAACTGACCGGCCTCGCTGCCGGTGCGGGACTCCTCGTTGTCGGTGGAGCAGCGGTCGTTCTGACCATGCGTCGCAAGAAGAACAACTGA
- a CDS encoding GNAT family N-acetyltransferase — MSISLSRLDPNGADRSGLIEFFTGNGFPFHVQSAPWTVDKVADMIASGAFRNDDNDSFWIHDDDLGVIGCVRLEDLTDDTPMLDLRLATEFRGRGLGVACLNAVTDHLFETQDVERFEGHTRADNIAMRSVFLRAGWSKEAHYRRAWPAEGHRTQDSVAYAILREEWASGVSVDVHWHDFP; from the coding sequence ATGAGCATATCCCTGTCACGTCTCGATCCCAATGGCGCCGATCGTTCCGGACTCATCGAATTCTTTACCGGCAATGGCTTCCCGTTTCATGTTCAATCTGCGCCCTGGACTGTCGACAAAGTCGCTGACATGATTGCCTCGGGCGCCTTCCGCAACGATGACAACGACTCCTTCTGGATTCACGATGACGATTTAGGTGTCATCGGCTGCGTCCGGCTGGAGGATCTCACCGATGACACACCCATGCTCGACCTGCGTCTGGCCACCGAGTTTCGCGGTCGAGGGCTCGGCGTCGCGTGCTTGAATGCTGTCACTGACCACCTGTTCGAGACCCAAGACGTCGAACGATTCGAAGGTCATACTCGTGCTGACAATATCGCGATGCGATCTGTCTTCCTTCGTGCCGGCTGGTCGAAAGAGGCTCACTATCGCCGAGCGTGGCCGGCAGAAGGCCATCGCACTCAGGACTCGGTCGCCTATGCCATTCTGCGCGAAGAATGGGCATCGGGAGTCTCGGTTGACGTCCATTGGCACGACTTTCCCTAA
- a CDS encoding thioesterase family protein, whose amino-acid sequence MGPTSMNETHESEFASAIAVERQTETSFTADIDGDWSVAGAVNGGYLLSVAGLALRNNSAKAPDPLVLSTYYLGPSQGGRAEITTRLIREGRSSATFAIDLSQNTEPKITALATMGNLAALPDDVATTAIPPELPDPDQCINVAEAPGDFIESAPLMKRYDMRLDPETAGFATGQPSGRGLLQGWIRLADGTAPDALSLLAFLDAFPPVMFDLGRFNWAPTMELTAHLRAEPAPGWIRAKLYTRNIAGGMFEEDCELWDSAGRLVAQSRQLARQPRD is encoded by the coding sequence ATGGGCCCAACGAGTATGAACGAAACGCATGAGAGCGAATTCGCCTCCGCCATCGCCGTAGAACGCCAGACCGAGACGAGCTTCACTGCCGACATCGACGGGGACTGGAGTGTCGCCGGAGCGGTCAACGGGGGATACCTCCTCAGCGTTGCCGGACTGGCACTGCGGAACAACAGCGCGAAGGCACCCGACCCATTGGTGCTCTCGACCTACTACCTGGGCCCCAGCCAGGGCGGGAGAGCCGAGATCACCACGCGCCTGATCCGTGAGGGCCGGTCGAGTGCCACCTTCGCCATCGACCTATCCCAGAACACGGAACCGAAGATCACAGCCTTGGCGACGATGGGCAACCTCGCTGCCCTGCCCGACGATGTCGCGACCACAGCGATTCCACCTGAGCTGCCCGATCCGGATCAATGCATCAACGTCGCCGAGGCACCCGGAGACTTCATCGAGTCCGCGCCCTTGATGAAACGCTATGACATGAGACTTGACCCCGAGACTGCCGGCTTCGCAACCGGTCAACCCAGCGGCCGCGGGCTGTTGCAGGGTTGGATTCGCCTGGCGGACGGAACCGCACCAGACGCGCTGTCCCTGTTGGCATTCCTCGATGCCTTCCCGCCGGTGATGTTCGACCTCGGCCGTTTCAACTGGGCACCGACCATGGAACTGACCGCCCACCTGCGTGCTGAGCCGGCACCGGGCTGGATTCGAGCAAAGCTGTACACCCGCAACATCGCCGGCGGCATGTTCGAAGAAGACTGCGAACTCTGGGACTCCGCCGGCCGGTTGGTCGCACAGTCCCGACAGTTGGCCAGACAGCCACGAGACTGA
- a CDS encoding VOC family protein: MASLSSLSITFDCKDVETQSLFWAELLQVDLDEGANEFVASIGGVHNGESTTPGMLFLKVDDRDEGKNPLHIDLDDPHYPADVERAVALGAEKVAGFAEYGIEWTTLTDPEGNVFDIGRKVPTDENEDPE; the protein is encoded by the coding sequence ATGGCGTCTCTGTCCTCGCTGAGCATCACCTTCGACTGCAAAGACGTCGAAACCCAATCGCTGTTCTGGGCTGAACTTCTCCAGGTCGACCTCGACGAGGGCGCGAACGAATTCGTCGCCAGCATCGGCGGCGTCCACAACGGGGAATCCACGACGCCAGGCATGCTCTTCCTCAAGGTCGACGACCGCGATGAGGGCAAGAACCCCCTTCACATCGACCTCGACGATCCGCACTATCCTGCCGACGTCGAACGTGCCGTGGCACTAGGTGCAGAGAAGGTGGCGGGATTTGCCGAGTACGGAATCGAATGGACCACGTTGACCGACCCCGAAGGCAACGTCTTCGACATCGGTAGGAAAGTACCCACAGATGAGAATGAGGACCCCGAATGA
- a CDS encoding DinB family protein — translation MSQPPVEPTEAPNERQGLEEFLDYYREVMRRKVIGLDSAALNKTVGASSLTLGGIIKHLSLVEEQWFVEDILGQELSEPWASVDWQADRDWDFESASADAPDYLLTLHAEACEQSRQILAGIDDLNTLVAREPSSGDRFNVRWVLIHMFEEYARHVGHADLIRESIDGSTGD, via the coding sequence ATGAGCCAGCCACCGGTCGAGCCCACAGAAGCCCCGAACGAACGACAGGGACTGGAAGAGTTCCTCGACTACTACCGAGAAGTGATGCGCAGAAAGGTCATCGGACTGGACTCAGCTGCACTCAACAAGACCGTGGGCGCCTCGAGCCTGACACTGGGCGGGATCATCAAACACCTGAGCCTAGTCGAGGAACAGTGGTTCGTCGAAGACATTCTGGGCCAGGAACTCTCTGAGCCATGGGCGAGCGTTGACTGGCAAGCAGATCGTGACTGGGACTTCGAGAGCGCATCCGCTGATGCGCCGGATTACCTTCTGACACTCCATGCCGAGGCCTGTGAGCAGTCGAGGCAGATCCTCGCGGGAATCGATGATCTCAACACCCTGGTGGCGCGGGAGCCGTCCTCCGGCGATCGATTCAACGTGCGCTGGGTCCTGATCCACATGTTCGAGGAATACGCTCGACACGTCGGCCATGCCGACCTGATCCGCGAGAGCATCGACGGATCCACCGGCGACTAG
- a CDS encoding DUF368 domain-containing protein gives MTNPSTEVAAHVESTRSKALIPLDLLRGFLIGSAELVPGVSGGTIALVTGVYDQLIDSAAHVVKAAKTVVTGPDRWHGAIAELRRTDWFLVIPVLLGMVTAVFSIAGLMEGFVTANPELSRGLFFGLVAASIAVPLRMLPTRTGQPLLLGILVFLAAAALAFWMTGLAGGSDVENPPLIAVFFVASIAICALVVPGVSGSFFLLAVGLYATTLRAVNDRDLVYIAVFGLGAIVGLALFVNILRYFLHNHRWWTLVAMAGLMLGSLRALWPWQSTTDTGGLLAPADPVWMPIALAAIGAAVVVVLIIIESTVGAKTGKGNLGGK, from the coding sequence ATGACTAACCCCAGCACCGAGGTGGCCGCACACGTGGAATCCACCCGCTCCAAAGCTCTGATTCCCCTCGATCTGCTCCGCGGTTTCCTGATCGGGTCAGCCGAGCTCGTACCTGGAGTCTCAGGTGGGACGATCGCCCTCGTCACCGGGGTCTACGACCAGCTCATCGATTCCGCAGCTCACGTGGTCAAGGCCGCCAAAACTGTTGTCACCGGACCAGACCGATGGCATGGCGCGATTGCCGAACTGCGTCGAACCGATTGGTTCCTCGTCATCCCCGTTCTGCTGGGTATGGTCACAGCGGTCTTCAGCATCGCCGGGTTGATGGAGGGCTTCGTTACTGCCAACCCGGAACTGTCCCGCGGTCTGTTCTTCGGGCTCGTCGCGGCCAGTATTGCAGTACCGTTGCGCATGCTCCCGACCCGAACAGGTCAGCCGCTGCTGCTGGGAATACTCGTCTTCCTCGCTGCTGCTGCTCTTGCCTTCTGGATGACTGGGCTTGCCGGTGGCTCGGACGTTGAGAACCCACCGCTCATCGCAGTCTTCTTCGTCGCCTCCATCGCCATCTGCGCCCTGGTCGTTCCTGGAGTCTCCGGATCGTTCTTCCTCCTCGCCGTCGGCCTCTACGCCACAACTCTGCGAGCGGTGAACGACCGCGACCTCGTCTACATCGCTGTATTCGGACTCGGCGCAATTGTCGGTCTGGCACTCTTCGTCAATATTCTGCGCTATTTCCTGCACAACCACCGGTGGTGGACGTTGGTGGCGATGGCAGGGCTGATGCTCGGCTCCCTGCGTGCGCTGTGGCCCTGGCAGTCCACCACCGATACCGGTGGCCTTCTCGCGCCGGCCGATCCGGTGTGGATGCCGATAGCCCTCGCCGCCATCGGTGCGGCAGTGGTGGTTGTCCTCATCATCATCGAGTCCACCGTTGGGGCAAAGACCGGGAAGGGCAACCTCGGCGGGAAATAG
- a CDS encoding bifunctional metallophosphatase/5'-nucleotidase — MRLRTLASSTLALTLIVAGPAAASASGLGSGPPDEEQAAGTGELTLLATTDVHGHVLNWDYFANAPYPAGEELGMSRASTLIKGVKEAKGEDSVLLVDNGDTIQGTPLTYYYAQQERITETGETHPMAKTFNNVGYDAQVVGNHEFNYGLDLLAKYKEQVDFPVLGANVINDDDGQSHLDPYTMVKKRVSGQEITIGVLGVTTPGSRIWDKNNLSGKVHFDDPVETAKKYVPQMKEAGADIVVVLSHSGKDPEGQAWDPTELQENVSTSVAKVPGVDVLVAGHTHQNEPTQVVSREDGTKALITQPNYWARSVSEVDLPIDLEDMGIDWGSAEPEATPLATQGDVAEDPEIKDLIDSQHKKTIDYVNTKIGSVTETMSASTSYYEDTAILDFISKVQSQTVESALAGTEYEDVPVISQASPFSRTAEFPAGDITIRDVAGLYVFDNTLGGVEINGSQLRDYLEFSARYFKQTEEGADFDPDTGTNAIDESLDRPIPDYNYDALSGIDYDINVSKPVGERIENLTDKGGKTIGDDDTFILAINNYRQSGGGDYPVGDLKEVYNEQVEVRQALIDWVKENEVVDPTDFYDENWQVVTSTQDPGDDDEASADDTAEANATAETDADATAEGGSADAADGTDSADGDDSGANADVEAGANDSADSTADENATSDTDGGTTSANGSDSAGGSDSADGSGDANAGGDLPRTGVELGSTIGIAAAIIAVGAGLIWFARRRRI, encoded by the coding sequence ATGCGCTTGCGAACCCTGGCCTCGTCCACATTGGCACTGACACTCATCGTTGCGGGACCGGCAGCCGCCTCGGCGTCGGGACTGGGCAGCGGTCCTCCGGACGAGGAACAGGCAGCAGGCACGGGGGAGCTCACACTTTTGGCGACGACCGATGTCCACGGTCACGTCCTCAACTGGGACTACTTCGCCAACGCACCCTACCCAGCCGGGGAGGAGCTGGGCATGTCGCGTGCCTCCACCCTGATCAAGGGCGTGAAGGAGGCCAAGGGTGAGGACTCGGTACTTCTCGTCGACAACGGTGACACGATTCAAGGCACTCCACTGACCTACTACTACGCGCAACAGGAACGCATCACCGAAACCGGTGAGACACATCCGATGGCTAAGACCTTCAACAACGTCGGCTACGACGCGCAGGTCGTGGGCAACCATGAGTTCAACTACGGCCTCGACCTGCTCGCCAAATACAAGGAGCAGGTCGACTTCCCAGTCCTGGGCGCAAACGTCATCAATGACGACGATGGGCAGTCCCACCTTGACCCCTACACCATGGTGAAGAAGCGGGTCTCCGGTCAGGAGATCACCATCGGTGTGCTGGGAGTCACGACCCCCGGCAGTCGGATCTGGGACAAGAACAATCTCTCCGGCAAAGTTCATTTCGACGACCCGGTCGAGACCGCGAAGAAGTACGTCCCACAGATGAAAGAGGCCGGTGCAGACATCGTCGTCGTCCTCTCCCACTCGGGTAAGGATCCGGAAGGCCAGGCCTGGGATCCTACGGAACTGCAGGAGAACGTCAGCACCTCAGTCGCGAAGGTGCCGGGAGTCGACGTTCTCGTCGCCGGGCACACGCATCAGAATGAACCCACCCAGGTGGTCTCACGCGAAGACGGCACGAAGGCCCTCATCACTCAGCCCAACTACTGGGCACGGTCGGTCTCCGAGGTGGACCTGCCCATCGATCTCGAGGACATGGGCATCGACTGGGGCAGTGCCGAGCCCGAAGCCACACCGCTGGCAACACAGGGCGACGTCGCCGAGGACCCCGAGATCAAGGACCTCATCGACTCCCAGCACAAGAAGACGATCGACTACGTCAACACGAAGATCGGCTCCGTGACCGAGACCATGAGCGCCTCGACCTCGTACTACGAGGACACCGCAATCCTGGACTTCATCTCCAAAGTGCAATCTCAGACGGTGGAGTCGGCACTGGCCGGCACCGAATACGAGGACGTGCCGGTCATCTCCCAGGCATCACCATTCAGCCGAACTGCCGAATTCCCTGCAGGTGACATCACCATCCGCGACGTCGCCGGACTCTACGTCTTCGACAACACTCTCGGCGGGGTAGAGATCAACGGTTCACAGCTGCGTGACTACCTGGAGTTCTCCGCCCGCTACTTCAAACAGACAGAAGAAGGGGCCGACTTCGACCCAGACACCGGAACCAACGCCATCGACGAGAGTCTCGATCGGCCGATTCCTGACTACAACTACGACGCACTGTCGGGCATCGACTATGACATCAACGTGTCCAAACCAGTCGGTGAACGCATCGAGAATCTCACCGATAAGGGTGGCAAGACCATCGGTGATGACGACACGTTCATCCTCGCGATCAACAACTACCGTCAGTCCGGAGGCGGCGACTACCCAGTAGGGGACCTGAAAGAGGTCTACAACGAACAGGTCGAGGTTCGTCAGGCGCTCATCGACTGGGTGAAGGAAAACGAGGTGGTTGACCCCACCGACTTCTACGACGAGAACTGGCAGGTCGTCACGTCCACACAGGACCCAGGCGATGATGACGAGGCATCCGCCGATGACACCGCCGAAGCGAACGCCACGGCCGAAACCGACGCAGACGCGACTGCAGAGGGTGGAAGCGCTGACGCTGCCGATGGCACCGACAGTGCTGACGGTGACGACAGCGGCGCGAATGCCGACGTCGAAGCAGGTGCCAACGACAGTGCTGATTCCACAGCCGACGAGAATGCCACATCCGATACCGACGGCGGGACCACCTCGGCGAACGGATCCGATTCCGCTGGCGGATCTGACTCTGCCGACGGCAGTGGGGATGCCAATGCCGGTGGAGATCTGCCACGCACCGGTGTGGAACTTGGAAGCACGATCGGGATCGCGGCGGCCATCATCGCAGTGGGTGCTGGACTCATCTGGTTCGCACGCCGCCGTCGCATCTGA
- the tpx gene encoding thiol peroxidase, translating into MATTAFQGTPVKTVGDLPEKGAQAPAFSLVGNDLGEVSSADTAGKRVVLNIFPSVDTGVCAASVRKFNELAASLENTTVLCVSNDLPFAQARFCGTEGIENVVAASGFRSAFGKEFGVTMVDGPLAGLLARSVVVLDEKGTVIHKQLVDEIGTEPDYDSAVAVLGA; encoded by the coding sequence ATGGCTACTACAGCATTCCAGGGCACACCGGTGAAGACTGTCGGCGATCTCCCAGAGAAGGGTGCACAGGCACCAGCGTTCAGCCTCGTGGGCAACGATCTTGGCGAGGTGAGCTCTGCGGACACTGCAGGCAAGCGTGTTGTCCTCAACATCTTCCCCAGCGTGGACACGGGAGTCTGTGCCGCCTCGGTGCGCAAGTTCAACGAACTTGCCGCGAGCCTGGAGAACACCACCGTCCTGTGCGTATCCAACGATCTGCCCTTTGCCCAGGCCCGCTTCTGCGGCACCGAAGGCATTGAGAACGTCGTCGCCGCCTCAGGCTTCCGCAGCGCCTTCGGCAAGGAATTCGGCGTGACCATGGTTGATGGACCGCTGGCCGGACTGCTGGCCCGCTCTGTCGTCGTCCTCGACGAAAAGGGTACCGTCATTCACAAGCAGCTCGTCGACGAAATCGGCACCGAACCGGATTACGACTCGGCGGTCGCGGTACTCGGCGCCTAA
- a CDS encoding PIG-L deacetylase family protein encodes MTELPIFNDDDVTRLLCIVAHPDDMEYGASAAVAKWTDQGKAVSYLLLTRGEAGIRDMNPEEVAPLRADEQRQACSIVGVEDLEILDFPDGLLEPNLELRHAIAKKIRQFKPDAVMVTNWELNMPWGLNHVDHRAAGIATVDAIRDADNPWVFTDLKEAGLDAWKADKLLVNGAESTHAVVLDDKHVDRAVHSLEAHTVYLEALPDHPVPSEMIPGITSEAGTRAGVKYALPVQVFDM; translated from the coding sequence ATGACTGAACTCCCGATCTTCAACGACGATGATGTGACCCGGCTCCTGTGCATCGTCGCCCACCCCGATGACATGGAATACGGTGCCTCCGCGGCCGTCGCGAAATGGACAGACCAAGGCAAGGCCGTGTCCTACCTGCTGCTGACCCGTGGCGAAGCAGGAATCAGGGACATGAACCCTGAGGAGGTCGCCCCGCTGCGCGCAGATGAGCAGCGTCAGGCGTGCTCGATCGTTGGGGTTGAAGACCTTGAGATCCTCGACTTCCCTGATGGCCTCCTCGAACCGAACCTCGAGCTCAGGCATGCGATCGCGAAGAAGATTCGCCAGTTCAAACCCGATGCTGTCATGGTCACCAACTGGGAACTGAACATGCCGTGGGGTCTCAACCATGTCGACCATCGGGCCGCTGGCATTGCCACCGTCGACGCGATCAGGGATGCCGACAACCCCTGGGTATTCACCGATCTCAAGGAAGCTGGCCTCGACGCGTGGAAGGCCGACAAACTGCTGGTCAATGGCGCTGAGTCCACCCATGCTGTGGTCCTCGACGATAAGCACGTCGACCGGGCAGTTCACTCACTTGAGGCTCATACCGTCTATCTGGAGGCGCTCCCCGACCACCCGGTTCCGTCGGAGATGATACCCGGAATCACCTCGGAAGCCGGAACACGGGCAGGCGTGAAGTACGCGCTGCCCGTGCAGGTGTTTGACATGTAG
- a CDS encoding NAD(P)-binding domain-containing protein: protein MVCRISELLVESHWPIVIIGAGQAGLSAAHYLWRDGLVPGKDFIVLDAGAGPGGAWRERWDSLTLGSTNHVADLPGFPLGSPDPSVPASTVVSDYYSRFERELELCVVRPAEVVTVKSPTPDSGPLEITADIDGERVHLSTRYLINSTGTWTHPYVPFVPGIAEFEGRQLHTANFRDVEDFRGLRTLVIGGGISATQFLLELAKVTETLWATRRPPNFTSREFDGNWGLEVERAVRSRTLAGLAPASVVRTTGLPVRQDFLDGVESGVLVSRGMIDAILPHGVHFPGQAAEEQSTSEGLGPSASDHLALPESWQPFEQERVEEVDVIFWNTGFRAALNHLAPLRLRTPDGGISMETEVAVKDDQRIFLVGYGSASSTVGATRAGRIAARELLKRRARAQRAPAQEKAGVSRS from the coding sequence ATGGTGTGCCGCATTTCGGAGTTGCTCGTCGAGTCCCATTGGCCGATTGTCATTATCGGCGCAGGTCAGGCCGGTCTCTCAGCGGCCCATTACCTGTGGCGTGACGGGCTGGTACCGGGCAAGGACTTCATCGTCCTCGACGCCGGTGCTGGGCCTGGCGGTGCGTGGCGCGAGAGATGGGATTCCCTCACGCTTGGTTCAACGAACCATGTGGCGGATCTGCCAGGGTTTCCACTCGGCTCGCCAGATCCCTCAGTCCCCGCCTCAACGGTGGTCTCGGACTACTATTCCCGCTTCGAACGCGAACTCGAACTCTGCGTCGTCCGCCCTGCCGAGGTGGTCACGGTTAAATCCCCCACCCCTGATTCGGGACCTCTGGAGATCACGGCAGACATCGACGGTGAACGTGTTCATCTCTCCACCCGGTACCTGATCAATTCGACCGGAACTTGGACTCACCCGTATGTACCTTTCGTCCCAGGCATCGCTGAGTTCGAGGGCCGCCAACTCCACACCGCGAACTTTCGAGACGTGGAAGACTTCCGAGGACTGAGAACGTTGGTGATCGGTGGTGGCATCTCTGCCACACAGTTCCTGCTCGAACTGGCGAAGGTCACCGAGACATTGTGGGCCACCCGTAGGCCCCCGAACTTCACATCACGGGAGTTTGACGGCAATTGGGGCCTCGAGGTTGAACGAGCCGTACGGTCTCGCACATTGGCTGGCCTTGCCCCAGCCAGCGTCGTCCGCACCACGGGACTTCCTGTTCGCCAGGACTTTCTCGACGGAGTCGAATCCGGTGTGCTCGTCTCACGTGGAATGATCGACGCGATTCTTCCTCACGGCGTCCATTTTCCGGGCCAGGCTGCCGAAGAACAGTCCACTTCGGAGGGACTTGGCCCCTCAGCAAGCGACCACCTGGCTCTGCCCGAATCCTGGCAGCCCTTCGAACAGGAACGTGTCGAAGAGGTCGACGTCATTTTCTGGAACACTGGTTTTCGCGCCGCACTCAACCATCTGGCACCGCTGCGTCTGCGCACACCCGACGGTGGAATCTCCATGGAGACAGAGGTCGCGGTCAAAGACGACCAACGGATCTTCCTCGTCGGCTATGGTTCTGCCAGCTCAACCGTCGGTGCTACCCGCGCCGGTCGGATCGCTGCCCGAGAGCTGCTGAAACGGCGCGCTCGAGCACAGCGCGCACCTGCTCAGGAGAAAGCCGGCGTCTCGAGAAGCTGA